In Bremerella cremea, one DNA window encodes the following:
- a CDS encoding agmatine deiminase family protein has product MIERQTPKAEGYRWPAEWEPHVGTLLSWPHNRESWPGKFEPVPGVYKKLVTALSEVEDVHILAAAGEVLTQAEDLVGHLPNVSIHAIPTNDAWARDHGPSFLKAPQGKPWMAVDWNYNAWGGKYPPWDNDDAVPSRLAEKLGFGRFQPGIVMEGGAVDGNGAGLVLSTTECLLNPNRNPHLSQAETEKYLCDYLCAEKILWLHRGIAGDDTDGHIDELARFVSKNTVLAAYEEDSSDENYEALQENFQELQKLTDQNGQPLEVVPLFMPKPKYQDEQRLPASYCNFYIANGIVIVPQFGDDADEKACDALQQAFPERKIVPIDAIDLVWGLGAFHCISQQIMK; this is encoded by the coding sequence ATGATCGAGCGGCAAACGCCAAAAGCAGAAGGGTATCGCTGGCCAGCCGAGTGGGAACCGCACGTCGGCACGCTTCTTTCGTGGCCGCACAATCGGGAGTCGTGGCCGGGCAAGTTCGAGCCGGTGCCAGGCGTCTATAAGAAGCTGGTAACGGCGCTGAGTGAGGTAGAGGACGTCCACATTCTGGCGGCCGCAGGCGAGGTACTGACCCAGGCCGAAGACCTGGTCGGGCATTTGCCGAACGTTTCGATCCACGCCATTCCGACCAACGATGCCTGGGCACGCGACCATGGACCGAGCTTTTTGAAGGCGCCCCAAGGGAAGCCGTGGATGGCGGTCGATTGGAACTACAACGCGTGGGGCGGCAAGTATCCTCCGTGGGATAACGACGACGCCGTGCCGAGCCGCCTGGCCGAGAAACTGGGCTTTGGCCGCTTTCAGCCAGGCATTGTGATGGAAGGGGGCGCGGTCGACGGCAATGGGGCTGGGTTGGTGCTGAGTACCACCGAGTGCCTCCTGAATCCCAACCGCAATCCGCACCTTTCCCAGGCAGAGACCGAGAAGTACCTGTGCGATTATTTGTGCGCCGAGAAGATCTTGTGGCTGCACCGTGGGATCGCCGGGGACGACACCGACGGGCACATTGACGAGCTGGCTCGTTTCGTCAGTAAGAATACCGTTCTGGCCGCCTACGAAGAAGATTCGAGCGACGAGAACTACGAGGCACTGCAAGAGAACTTCCAAGAGCTGCAAAAGCTGACCGATCAAAACGGGCAGCCGTTGGAAGTGGTGCCGCTGTTCATGCCCAAGCCAAAGTATCAAGACGAGCAGCGATTGCCGGCCAGTTACTGTAATTTCTACATCGCTAACGGAATTGTCATCGTGCCGCAATTCGGTGACGACGCCGACGAGAAAGCCTGCGACGCACTCCAACAAGCCTTCCCTGAGCGAAAGATCGTACCGATCGACGCGATCGACCTGGTTTGGGGGCTAGGAGCGTTCCATTGCATCTCGCAGCAGATCATGAAGTGA
- a CDS encoding tRNA-binding protein, whose amino-acid sequence MSEISWNDFEAVELRVGTIIEAEDFPEARRPAYKLKIDFGEPIGIKKSSAQITKLYNREELVGRQIIAVTNFPPKQIGPIRSEVLVTGFVGADGTVTLAVPDQPVPNGSRLA is encoded by the coding sequence ATGTCAGAGATCAGTTGGAACGATTTTGAAGCGGTGGAACTCCGCGTGGGCACAATCATCGAGGCCGAAGATTTCCCCGAAGCCAGGCGACCAGCCTACAAACTGAAGATCGATTTCGGCGAGCCGATCGGCATCAAAAAATCGAGTGCCCAGATCACCAAGCTGTATAACCGGGAAGAACTCGTCGGACGGCAAATCATCGCCGTCACGAACTTTCCTCCGAAACAAATCGGCCCCATTCGCAGCGAAGTCCTCGTGACCGGTTTCGTAGGCGCGGACGGCACCGTCACCCTGGCCGTCCCCGACCAACCAGTCCCCAACGGCAGCCGCTTGGCGTAG
- a CDS encoding response regulator — translation MPKLVLDVGNCGYDHSSLKSLIERNFDAKVLPSHGPADTLKMLREQTFALVVINRKLDRDHADGIELMKTIKADEQFAQTPVMLLSNYEDAQAAAEAAGAVPGFGKLALGKESTLKKLEPYLG, via the coding sequence ATGCCTAAACTGGTTCTCGATGTCGGCAACTGCGGCTACGATCACAGCAGCCTCAAATCGCTAATCGAACGAAACTTCGATGCCAAAGTCCTCCCATCGCACGGCCCGGCCGACACCTTAAAGATGCTGCGCGAACAAACGTTCGCCCTGGTGGTCATTAACCGTAAGCTCGATCGCGATCATGCCGACGGCATCGAATTGATGAAAACGATCAAAGCCGACGAGCAATTTGCCCAGACACCGGTAATGCTGCTTTCCAACTACGAAGACGCCCAGGCCGCCGCTGAAGCTGCAGGTGCCGTCCCTGGTTTCGGCAAGCTGGCCCTCGGTAAAGAATCGACCCTGAAAAAGCTAGAACCTTACTTAGGCTAA
- a CDS encoding PQQ-binding-like beta-propeller repeat protein: MKSTFAYFAIVGSTCFGMTVAALLPEERANAQETEAKPAAKAETTKDWPQWGGDSQRNNTPTATNIPTTWEVGGFDRSTGEWLKEDSENIKWVAPLGSQSYGNPVVADGKIFVGTNNGSGYIDRYPPNVDLGCLVCFDEATGDFLWQHSSEKLPTGRVHDWPLQGICCAPYVEGDRLWFVTSRGEVRCLDTNGFRDGENDGPYTEEEYTGEKEADVVWVFDMMKELGTSQHNMCSCSITALGDILFVNTSNGVDESHIVIPSTEAPSFFAMDKNSGEILWTDKSPGTNILHGQWSSPAVATLGGVPQVIFAGGDGWIYSFKADKGKDGKPELLWKFDGNPKTSKWVLGGRGTRNNIIATPVIYDDHVYVAVGQDPEHGEGEGHLWCLDPTKRGDVSAELAMKIEGSQRVPLEHRRIQAVIEKDGEVAVPNPNSAVIWHYSTADQDGDGEIAFEETMHRSIGTVTIKDDILFIADFSGLLHCLNAKTGKPNWTYDMFAAAWGSALIVDDHVYIGDEDGDVAIFKLSADPADAEPIEEINMGNSVYSTPIVANGVLYIANKTHLFAITEGGE, encoded by the coding sequence ATGAAATCGACATTCGCTTACTTCGCCATCGTAGGTTCAACCTGCTTTGGCATGACAGTAGCGGCCCTATTGCCGGAAGAACGAGCCAACGCTCAAGAGACGGAAGCGAAGCCGGCGGCTAAAGCCGAAACGACCAAGGATTGGCCGCAATGGGGCGGCGATTCCCAACGCAACAACACGCCCACTGCCACCAATATTCCTACCACGTGGGAAGTCGGTGGTTTCGATCGGTCGACCGGCGAGTGGCTCAAGGAAGATTCCGAAAACATCAAATGGGTTGCTCCGCTGGGCAGCCAATCGTACGGTAATCCAGTCGTAGCCGACGGTAAGATTTTCGTCGGTACGAATAACGGTAGCGGCTACATCGATCGCTACCCCCCCAACGTCGACCTCGGCTGCTTAGTTTGCTTCGATGAAGCTACCGGCGACTTCCTGTGGCAACATTCCAGCGAGAAGCTACCCACCGGTCGCGTTCACGACTGGCCGCTACAAGGCATTTGCTGTGCTCCTTACGTTGAAGGAGATCGTCTCTGGTTTGTGACCAGCCGGGGTGAAGTTCGCTGCCTCGATACCAATGGTTTCCGCGACGGCGAAAACGACGGACCTTACACCGAAGAGGAATACACCGGTGAAAAGGAAGCTGACGTTGTTTGGGTTTTCGACATGATGAAAGAATTGGGCACCTCGCAGCACAACATGTGCAGCTGCTCGATCACCGCCTTGGGCGACATCTTGTTCGTCAACACTTCGAATGGTGTCGATGAATCGCACATCGTGATTCCCTCGACCGAAGCTCCCAGCTTCTTCGCCATGGACAAAAACAGTGGTGAAATCTTATGGACCGATAAGTCACCCGGCACCAACATTTTGCATGGCCAATGGTCGAGCCCGGCTGTCGCCACGCTTGGTGGCGTGCCGCAAGTGATTTTCGCTGGCGGTGACGGCTGGATCTATTCGTTCAAGGCCGACAAAGGCAAAGACGGCAAGCCAGAACTGCTTTGGAAGTTCGACGGCAATCCGAAGACCTCGAAGTGGGTTCTGGGTGGTCGCGGTACTCGTAACAACATCATCGCCACCCCAGTCATCTACGACGACCACGTTTACGTCGCCGTCGGCCAAGACCCCGAACATGGTGAAGGGGAAGGTCATCTTTGGTGCCTCGATCCCACCAAACGTGGCGACGTGAGCGCCGAACTGGCGATGAAGATCGAAGGAAGCCAGCGTGTGCCGCTAGAACATCGCCGCATCCAAGCCGTGATCGAAAAAGATGGCGAAGTCGCCGTGCCCAACCCGAACAGCGCCGTGATCTGGCACTATTCCACTGCGGATCAAGATGGCGACGGCGAAATCGCTTTCGAGGAAACGATGCACCGCAGCATCGGCACCGTCACGATCAAGGACGATATTCTCTTTATCGCCGACTTTAGCGGCCTGCTTCACTGCCTGAATGCCAAGACCGGCAAGCCGAACTGGACCTACGATATGTTCGCCGCAGCTTGGGGTTCTGCCCTGATTGTCGACGATCATGTCTACATTGGCGACGAAGATGGTGACGTTGCGATCTTCAAGCTTTCTGCCGATCCAGCTGATGCCGAGCCGATCGAAGAGATCAACATGGGCAACTCGGTCTACTCGACCCCCATCGTTGCCAATGGTGTCTTGTACATCGCCAACAAGACTCACCTCTTCGCAATTACCGAGGGAGGCGAGTAA
- a CDS encoding PQQ-binding-like beta-propeller repeat protein, with amino-acid sequence MFRPIALMHFPTAASATLVLLLSLVVTSLGCTPPPTGRPSTDNTTLNTTVPRDKSPEPLEDPANLPADKTEKAVENAEVTPALPSEELTPVLTPDDLQGKTEALDIKTDPPANSEDLTPPQVTPTPEDAMKKEEAVKEELKEEQKEEQPEKPAAETTSANQAPPKAEPAAEVASAKTTTTATSAKAASKVDPQDWLYWRGPEFNGISRATGLPDSWNPEGGEGSNVLWTRDDLGTRSTPVVMGDKLFMLAAAEQGTPREGERVVCVDTKTGDTIWENRFNVYLSDVPVERVGWSSVTADPETNTVFALGVAGHFQCIDADTGKTVWLRKMHEEFGMLTTYGGRTNFPIVYEDLVIISGIVIGWGDMAKPAHRFLGMNKKTGEVVWFTQTTPLPYDTTYSAPSIKIVNGIPQYIIGAGDGKIWSIQPRTGQHNWSFSFAARGLYGTPIIEGDTVFMAQGEENVSPREEDGKIIIDVDNTMGAVVAVDATQSGDISVTGQKWKVVELNGNRSAPLYVNDKLYVIDDRAKLFVLDPNTGEELFKKTALGTKMFGSPLYADGKIYTITENGRYYVLGIKEDGNVEILTKGRLPDGDGLASPICAHGKLYFPTTSALYCVGTEGKETGFSGLPETPQEDPVSEDPEPAHVQVIPAEALIYPGDKIDYQVKLFNSRGQFLKDADSAEFSVEGPASIDKSGQLTANQDAAHQPAYVTAKVDDLTGSARLRIVPNLPWSFDFEKITIDEKTKKGEPPITWVGARYRHIVREVDGNKVMVKITTIPKGTRSQSWMGHSDLHDYTIEADVMGNELEGQLPDIGLIAQGYEFILMGNESKARALSWITQQRIAQDVPFTLEPGVWFRMKLKVSNQEDGTALAQAKVWKKDEAEPEAWMVEIVDEVPNTTGSPGLFGNAKTGEIFLDNITVTPNS; translated from the coding sequence ATGTTCCGGCCTATCGCTCTCATGCACTTTCCAACGGCGGCCTCAGCGACGTTGGTGCTGTTGTTGTCTCTCGTTGTCACGTCACTTGGATGCACGCCACCTCCTACTGGGCGTCCTTCCACCGACAACACAACCCTCAACACCACCGTTCCTCGCGATAAATCACCCGAGCCGTTAGAAGACCCGGCCAATCTTCCAGCCGACAAGACCGAAAAGGCTGTCGAGAACGCCGAAGTCACTCCGGCATTGCCCAGCGAAGAATTAACGCCGGTACTCACCCCGGACGATCTTCAGGGCAAAACCGAAGCGTTGGATATCAAGACCGATCCTCCCGCGAATAGCGAAGACCTGACACCCCCTCAGGTCACGCCAACTCCGGAAGACGCCATGAAGAAAGAGGAAGCGGTTAAGGAAGAATTGAAGGAAGAGCAAAAAGAAGAGCAGCCAGAGAAGCCCGCTGCTGAAACGACCTCTGCCAACCAAGCCCCACCAAAAGCAGAACCCGCCGCAGAAGTTGCTTCCGCGAAAACAACCACCACCGCGACCTCGGCGAAAGCTGCTAGCAAGGTCGATCCTCAGGATTGGCTCTATTGGCGCGGCCCTGAGTTCAACGGCATTTCTCGCGCTACCGGTTTGCCAGATAGCTGGAATCCAGAAGGGGGCGAAGGGAGCAACGTACTTTGGACTCGCGACGACCTGGGCACGCGCAGCACACCGGTTGTCATGGGCGACAAGCTCTTCATGCTGGCCGCAGCCGAACAAGGAACGCCTCGTGAAGGAGAACGTGTTGTCTGTGTCGATACCAAGACCGGCGACACCATCTGGGAAAACCGCTTCAACGTTTATCTTTCCGACGTGCCGGTCGAACGTGTTGGCTGGTCGTCGGTAACTGCCGATCCGGAAACGAACACCGTCTTCGCTTTGGGGGTTGCTGGCCATTTCCAATGTATCGACGCCGATACCGGTAAGACGGTTTGGCTTCGCAAGATGCACGAAGAATTTGGCATGCTGACCACCTACGGTGGCCGAACGAACTTCCCGATCGTTTACGAAGACCTGGTCATCATCAGCGGTATCGTGATCGGCTGGGGCGACATGGCCAAACCAGCTCACCGCTTTCTGGGCATGAATAAAAAGACAGGCGAAGTGGTATGGTTCACTCAAACGACTCCCCTTCCTTACGACACCACCTATAGTGCCCCCAGCATTAAGATCGTCAACGGCATTCCGCAGTACATCATCGGTGCTGGCGACGGCAAGATCTGGAGCATTCAGCCCCGCACCGGCCAACACAACTGGAGCTTCTCTTTCGCAGCTCGTGGTTTGTACGGCACCCCGATCATCGAAGGGGACACCGTCTTCATGGCCCAAGGGGAAGAAAATGTGAGCCCACGCGAAGAAGATGGCAAGATTATCATCGACGTCGACAACACGATGGGTGCTGTCGTGGCGGTCGATGCTACGCAATCAGGCGATATCTCGGTCACCGGCCAGAAGTGGAAAGTCGTTGAACTGAACGGCAATCGCAGTGCTCCGCTGTATGTGAACGACAAGTTGTACGTGATTGACGACCGCGCCAAATTGTTCGTTCTCGACCCGAACACCGGCGAAGAGCTGTTCAAGAAGACCGCGTTGGGAACCAAGATGTTTGGCTCGCCGTTGTACGCCGACGGCAAGATCTACACCATCACCGAAAACGGTCGTTACTACGTGCTCGGTATCAAAGAAGATGGCAACGTCGAGATCCTTACCAAGGGACGTTTGCCCGATGGCGATGGTCTGGCCTCGCCCATCTGTGCTCACGGTAAACTTTACTTCCCCACCACCAGTGCTCTCTACTGTGTGGGAACCGAAGGCAAAGAAACCGGTTTCAGCGGCCTGCCTGAAACACCGCAGGAAGATCCCGTTTCCGAGGATCCCGAGCCAGCTCACGTCCAAGTGATTCCTGCCGAAGCGCTGATCTATCCTGGCGACAAGATCGATTACCAGGTCAAGCTGTTCAACTCGCGAGGCCAGTTCCTTAAAGATGCGGACTCGGCGGAGTTCAGTGTTGAAGGTCCAGCCAGCATCGACAAGTCTGGCCAGTTGACCGCCAACCAAGACGCCGCTCATCAACCCGCTTATGTCACCGCCAAGGTCGACGATTTGACCGGTTCAGCCCGTTTGCGGATTGTGCCCAATCTGCCGTGGAGCTTTGATTTCGAGAAGATCACCATCGACGAAAAGACCAAAAAGGGGGAGCCACCCATTACTTGGGTTGGGGCCCGCTACCGTCACATTGTTCGCGAAGTGGACGGCAACAAAGTCATGGTCAAGATCACCACGATCCCCAAGGGAACCCGCAGCCAGTCCTGGATGGGTCATAGCGATCTGCACGATTATACGATCGAAGCCGACGTCATGGGGAACGAGCTGGAAGGTCAACTGCCCGATATCGGTTTGATCGCCCAAGGCTACGAGTTCATCTTGATGGGCAACGAATCGAAAGCCCGAGCTTTAAGCTGGATCACCCAGCAGCGCATCGCCCAAGATGTCCCCTTCACGCTCGAGCCTGGTGTCTGGTTTCGCATGAAGCTGAAGGTGTCCAATCAGGAAGATGGAACTGCCCTGGCGCAAGCAAAAGTCTGGAAGAAAGACGAAGCCGAGCCGGAAGCCTGGATGGTCGAGATTGTGGACGAAGTTCCGAATACGACCGGCAGCCCTGGCCTGTTCGGCAACGCGAAAACAGGCGAAATCTTCCTGGACAATATCACGGTGACTCCGAATAGTTAA
- a CDS encoding cupin domain-containing protein encodes MPSTPPAQGYEIVDFAQIPGVPCPCGTAKRGLADVSDYPGTIHVTEISTDAKTHYHKRLTETYFFLECGEDAKMELDDEILPVHPGMCIMIRPGTRHRALGKMKIVNIVFPKFDPTDEWFDE; translated from the coding sequence ATGCCCTCGACGCCGCCCGCACAAGGATACGAAATCGTTGACTTCGCCCAGATCCCAGGGGTGCCCTGCCCTTGTGGCACGGCCAAGCGCGGTTTGGCTGATGTGAGTGACTACCCAGGCACAATCCACGTCACCGAAATCTCAACAGATGCCAAAACTCACTACCACAAAAGACTTACCGAGACATATTTCTTTCTCGAGTGTGGCGAAGATGCCAAAATGGAGCTAGACGACGAGATTCTGCCGGTACATCCTGGAATGTGCATCATGATTCGACCAGGCACCCGGCATCGGGCACTTGGCAAAATGAAGATCGTGAATATCGTTTTCCCCAAGTTCGATCCTACGGACGAATGGTTCGACGAATAG